The Pan troglodytes isolate AG18354 chromosome 6, NHGRI_mPanTro3-v2.0_pri, whole genome shotgun sequence genomic sequence ccgtggctgaagcctgtaatcccagcactttgggaggccgaggtgggcagatcacaaggtcaggagatggagaccatcttggccaacgtggtgaaaccccatctctattaaaaatacaaaaattagttgggcatggtggcacgcacttgtaatcccagcaacttgggaggctgaggcaggagaatcgcttgaacccaggggtggaggttgcagtgagccgagaccgtgccactgcactccagcctggcagcagagtgagactctgtttcagaaaaaaaaaagggacactCTCAGAGGGGTCATTTGCTAGCTCTAACGACTGGCTGGCTCTGGCAGGGGCAGTCCCTCTCTCTGGTCTTGGAGGTCCAAGATGCCAGAATATCAGCAATCCAGTGGGGCTTGgtgagatggctcacacctgtcatcccagcactgagggaggccgaggcaggaggattgcttaagcccaggaacttgagaccagcctagacaacatagtgagaccccatctctcaaaaaaaaaaaaaaaaattagccgtgtgtggtggtgtgtgcctgtggtcttcactacttgggaggctgaggtcagcaaattgcttcagcccaggagtgaTGGTGATCGCGTCCCTACACTCCAGTCTGTGGACACTCTAGTACCTTGAGGACAGTACAGCCTGATTACAGAAGCTTTACAGcaagtcttgaagtcaggtattATAAATCTTCCACCTTCATTCTTCATTTGTAAAGGccttttggctattctaggtcctttgaaTTACTGTGAGAATGTTACAGTTGGCTTGTGAACTCCACAAAGCCTATGGGATGTCGATTGGGATCAGAGGAAAGCAGGAACAGGGTGGGTGCCAAGGAGaggtgaggggctggggcagggatggATGTGGCCAGTGAGGACAGTAGGATACTTGTTGGGGGAACGTGGGAACATCCAAGCAGTGGTTCTCATAATGCGGTGCAGGGTACTtaccccctccctgcccctgctcccCACACACGACTTCCCACACCTCTCCCATGAGCACCTGCACTAAGGGGCTGCATTTAGGCTCTGCCCACGTTGGAATCATGCCCTCCTCcaggccctcctcctcctctcagaAGCCCTGTCTGTGAGAGAGCCACAGCCCCTGGCTCAGGCCCAGGTTCTGTCACTgctgttgggggagggaggatgaACAAATCCAGGAGACCTCACACCATCCCAGAGCAGAAATCCTGAAACAGAAGGAATCTCCCATGGGGGTTCAGCTGGATCCAGGGCCTGAAAGTGACATAAACATGCATGTTGCATCTAAGGAGACTGCACGTGGCAGCGTTGGGCAGCATGTGCCCTCCAGAGCTACCCAGAGGCTGTTGGCTATAAGTTCTATGTGGCCCCCACATTGGACAGCCTGGTAAGCAGGTGACCTTTCAGCCAGGTCCTCAGGTGGGGCGGGCCACCCTCTCGAGGCCCTGCCCAGACAGCCAGGGGGTCCCTTGTCCTCTCTGCAGCCCATCTTTCCAGCTGTGACCAGTTCAGCCCAAAGCCCCCGTCCCTCAGTttctctgtgggttgaatgcagaTAATGTGTCACCTCAGAATGTTGTGAAGCAGAGAATGAGGTGTTTAGGGCCTGGCTCAGACGGAGGGGTTTCCTGAGCATGGGGAACCTGTTTCCTCAGGCCTGtgaagggagggagggcgggCCGACCTGGCTGGCCCTGGGAAGCACAGAGGAGCCTACTAGGACCAGGGAAGAGACTGAGAAGGGAGGCCCGTCCCTGCCTGCTTCTGTCTCAAGAAGGCTGATGCCACTTCCTctgatgaaatcctgtcttccCCCACGGCCCCTCAACTGATGCCACCTCACCCTGGAGAGGGTGGGCAGAGCCTCCTACGGAGGGAGCCCTGTGCACCACCAAAGCTCCCTGCTCCAGTGACCACCCCCGGGCAAAGGCCGGCAGATCCCCGTTAGAGACGGGCCCAGGACTGTGTGTGGGGTGGGTCTTGCTCTGAGCCTTCACTTTCTTCTGTGTCCAAGGAAGCTTCTGGATCAGCCAAGGGCTCAGGTGTTTGGAGGGAATGACCTGAGGGGCTGTATGAAGGGACAGCCTCCTGTCCTGCACTCAGAAGTTGAGGCCCAGAGATTCCACCCTTCAGCCAGGCCCAGACATCTGGGTTGAGGGGGCTCCAGTCCTGGACCCACTACTGCAAGTCACGTGGCCTGGGGCAGGGCTTCTCGGAGCCCTGTCCCCTCCTGTGTAGGGCGGGACGTCAGAGGGGAGCCTGCAGACCCAGTATCACGTCTTAGGGGTCAAGGGGTGGCTTCCAGAAGGACCAGTCTCTGTGTAGGGGACCATTAGCCCCCTCACCCCTTGAGCAAGGTCGTGGTGCCTGCACCAAGAGAGAGGGCCTGGGGCAGGAAGAGGCCAGCTGGGTCGTGGTGGTGCCTGGGGACTGCATGGGAGCCCctgccagggagggagagggacagaggaCAAGCTGGGGGCTCTTCTGCTTGGGTTGGGGGCTGAGCACCTGTGACCTCCACcggcttcctcctcctcctctctgaggACTGAATCTGGGGCGCAGAAGGGCAGAGATTCAGGCCCGCCTTTCCTCTCCCTGAAAGAGCCTGCGCTGGCCCTGGGCAGAGAGAAGGATGAGAAGTGAGGCTGAGTGAGGTGGGGTCTGCAGGGATCCAGGTGGGAGGGGCCCAGCCAGCCAAGGTCAGGCCCAGCCCCTCAAGGTCAGGCCCAGCCCCTCCGCAGGAGGACGGGGACCGCGGCCTTTGGGCAGGGCTGACTTGGCACTGACCACAAGGGAGGCCCTTTTGCAATAGGGGAAAAGAAGCCAGATGGATAAAGGAAGTGCTGGTCACCCTGGAGGTGCACTGGTTTGGGGAAGGCTCCTGGCCCCCACAGCCCTCTTCGGAGCCTGAGCCCGGCTCTCCTCACTCACCTCAACCCCCAGGCGGCCCCTCCACAGGGCCCCTCTCCTGCCTGGACGGCTCTGCTGGTCTCCCCGTCCCCTGGAGAAGAACAAGGCCATGGGTCGGCCCCTGCTGCTGCCCCTACTGCCCCTGCTGCTGCCGCCAGCATTTCTGCAGCCTGGTGAGTACCCAGGACCACCCAGATGTGGGCTCTGCCCAAACCACAGGAGGGGCCAACCCGAGACAAAGGTGGGACATCTTGGGGAGGGCCCAGGCTCCCACCACCAGGAAACAAGGGCGGGTCCCACAGGGGCGGGTGACCccatcctctccccctcctccctcccccatgcCTGAAGAGTGGGAGACCCAGGCCAGAGGTCAGTCCAGCCACCTGTCACACGACTGCCTGTGGGTGAAGGTGCGGGAGGGTCTGGGGTCACCCTCTTTGTGTCTTGAGGTGGTTTCAAGGTCTCTCCCCtactcactccctccctcctctagGTGGCTCCACAGGATCTGGTCCAAGCTACCCTTATGGGGTCACTCAACCAAAACACCTCTCAGCCTCCATGGGTGGCTCTGTGGAAATCCCCTTCTCCTTCTATTACCCCTGGGAGTTAGCCACAGCTCCCGACGTGAGAATATCCTGGAGACGGGGCCACTTCCACGGGCAGTCCTTCTACAGCACAAGGCCGCCTTCCATTCACAAGGATTATGTGAACCGGCTCTTTCTGAACTGGACAGAGGGTCAGAAGAGCGGCTTCCTCAGGATCTCGAACCTGCGGAAGCAGGACCAGTCTGTGTATTTCTGCCGAGTTGAGCTGGACACACGGAGCTCAGGGAGGCAGCAGTGGCAGTCCATCGAGGGGACCAAACTCTCCATCACCCAGGGTGAGTCCAGTTGCCCTGGCACCCGCTTTGCCCACCGCAGTGAGGCTTTTATGATCACTGGTGACGTCGTCCCCAGCACCTCAGACCCCACTTCTTCTGACGACCCCTAAGTTCTCTCTTTGGCCCCTAACACTTCCTCAGGCCTTTGCCAcctctccccttttctcttcccttgtCTCCACAACTGATCTGCTTTCCCCAACCATCCCCCTCACTGTCCCCTCCAGATCCAGCCCCGCCCCCACTCCTCAGGCCTCAGCAGCTGCCGGACCCTCTAATTATCCTTCATTCTTTCTCCAAAATGAGGCTccagcctggcctctccccatAACCTCCAGGCCGATTTGATCTCTCCAGGATGTGGCTCACCCGCTCTTTGTCATGTGTCTCTGTGTGGAGTCCCTGTTAGTGCCTCAGGGTGGGCCCCATACCTTGCATCTCTCACAGTCAGGAGCTCATTCAGGAACCCCCAGCAGGTGCCCAGTGGCTGGCCCTGGGAGCCCTGCAGTCCCTGGGTCAAGCCCTATCACCTGGGTTCCCATCTGCCCACTTCCTTCTCCCCCTCTGCTTCCCAGAAGTGTCCTTCAGCTCCTCCCTGACCTGTCTCGCCTCTTCTCTCGCGTATCATATCCCTCTCTTCCTGCATCCATCCTTTACCCTCCTCACTTCTCCCTGGCCCCTGCAGCCCCCACTTTCCCTGACAAGCCCCTGGGTTCTTCCAGCCGTGCTCTCCCTGTCCTCCACTCTGGTCTTGCTACTCTGTCCTTCCCAACACTAAGGGATGTGTCTGCAGAAGCAAGAGCAGCAGCCCCCATTCATTGAGGCACCATGGCATGGCCCTGGCAAATCGCTTCATGTGCATTGCCCTAGTGAACCCTCACCAAGACTCcacaataacaagaggaactgcTATTCTCTTCAGTTTACAGACAGGGAAATTGAGGCTA encodes the following:
- the LOC100613826 gene encoding paired immunoglobulin-like type 2 receptor alpha isoform X2, whose product is MGRPLLLPLLPLLLPPAFLQPGGSTGSGPSYPYGVTQPKHLSASMGGSVEIPFSFYYPWELATAPDVRISWRRGHFHGQSFYSTRPPSIHKDYVNRLFLNWTEGQKSGFLRISNLRKQDQSVYFCRVELDTRSSGRQQWQSIEGTKLSITQGQQRTKATTPAREPFQNTEEPYENIRNEGQNTDPKLNPKDDGIVYASLALSSSTSPRAPPSHRPLKSPQNETLYSVLKA
- the LOC100613826 gene encoding paired immunoglobulin-like type 2 receptor alpha isoform X1, giving the protein MGRPLLLPLLPLLLPPAFLQPGGSTGSGPSYPYGVTQPKHLSASMGGSVEIPFSFYYPWELATAPDVRISWRRGHFHGQSFYSTRPPSIHKDYVNRLFLNWTEGQKSGFLRISNLRKQDQSVYFCRVELDTRSSGRQQWQSIEGTKLSITQAVTTTTQRPSSMTTTWRLSSTTTTTGLRVTQGKRRSDSWHISLETAVGVAVAATVLGIMILGLICLLRWRRKGQQRTKATTPAREPFQNTEEPYENIRNEGQNTDPKLNPKDDGIVYASLALSSSTSPRAPPSHRPLKSPQNETLYSVLKA
- the LOC100613826 gene encoding paired immunoglobulin-like type 2 receptor alpha isoform X3, whose product is MGRPLLLPLLPLLLPPAFLQPGGSTGSGPSYPYGVTQPKHLSASMGGSVEIPFSFYYPWELATAPDVRISWRRGHFHGQSFYSTRPPSIHKDYVNRLFLNWTEGQKSGFLRISNLRKQDQSVYFCRVELDTRSSGRQQWQSIEGTKLSITQGQQRTKATTPAREPFQNTEEPYENIRNEGQNTDPKLNPKLHLTQSTSQPPSPQEPPERDPVLCLKGLTNGQRLKTEW